AACAATTCCCTTAGCAATATCTAAGCCCAACCCACTACCCTGAGCTTCCCCAGCCTTATAATGCCTGCGAAAAATATGATCCAGATGCTCTTGCGCAATACCTTGCCCTGTATCTTGAACCATAATAATACCGATTTTTTGTCCTAAAGCTGCTTTAAGCGTTATTGTCCCGCCCCTAGGCGTAAATTTACATGCATTACTAACCAAATTCGCTATTGCTCGTTGTAGCAAACGGGGATCGATGACTATCCTCGCTTCGAGATTAGCGGTTTCCACAATAACATCACAATGTAACCCCATATACTCAATTTCTATGGCAAGCTCTTCAAAAACAGCGGTCATATATTCATGGAAAACAACGCTCTGCAGAGCCTGCCTTTCCTGCAAGCCTTGCTGGCGGCTCAACTGCAAAAAATCATCTATAAAACGATTAACATCGATAACTTTATCGTATACATTGCCTAATATTTTTGCCTGCTGCTCAGGCTGTTTCACTATTTTCTGCATAAGCGCTTGAATGCCGCCTTGTACATAATTGAGCGGACTACGAATATCATGGGAGATATTTTGCAGAAGCCGTGTACGCGACTGTTGAGCAGCAATGAGCTCGTTGTTCGTCACCTTCAGGCTTACAGTTTGATCTTCTACTGTTTTCTGCAAAGCCTCGTTCCAATTCTCCAGCCTAACTACGACATCATTCTGAGCTTTAGCTTGGCTTTTCTGCAATCTTGAAACGTGCTCATACAAAACAAGTGACATAATGAGGAATTCAGTTGCCGATCCGAATTGCATACCAAAGTGCGTCAGTACATTGTCAGGAAGCAATCCAAATGATAGCAGTATACTGGGGCCTCCAATGATCAGCAGCGGCAAAATAGCGATAGAAAGATACTTCGCTAAGCTATTTCCTTTCCACGCACAGCCAATAATGACGACCGGCACCATAAAATTAATTAACATTTTAAACCAGATCAAATACGGGGCAATTCCAAAGGAATAAAAGAAGAACACACCGACAACCATTACGGCACAAATAATAATCATCCACCGACAGAAAAAATCCATTAAGGGGAAGTAATTTTGCGGAACCAATATTTTTCTAATCGCCAGAAACCCGAAGCCTACACTCATAATGAAGAAAAAATCATACGTATTGGCCGGACCACTCAGCATAAGGCTTCTCTCCATATGCTCCGTTAAAAATCCGGATTGGAAAATTGGGCGTGCCAGCCCGTTCCAGACAAACTGCGCTAAGCTAAAACAAAAAATATAGAGAATATAATAGAGATAGGACGGGTTGCGAAAAGTAATATAAATGGAGAACATATACACGATAATGAGCAGAATCATACCGTAATACAAACCATATAATAAGGATTCAATACTTACAGATTCATAAGTAGTCGACTGTTCTGCTATACGCAAGGGTATGATCATCGATCCCCATGTTTCACAATGAATATATAGAGTAGCAGCCTGTCCAGGAGGTAGGTTAATTGCATAGGTGGGATACTGTCGTTTTAGGTCTGTATAGGGGGTTGAGCCTTGTATACTGGGAGCAAAAACCTGTATTTTATCCATTAGGGGGTTTATCAAGCTTATCTCCCATTGCTCGCTAGTAGATTGATTTTCTACTTTAAGTCGAATCCAATAGGAGGACGCAGCGTAACCAAAAGCTGACTTGCCGTTAGCAGGCTGGAATTTGCTCTGAAGCTCCGTCGTTTGTATATCAGTAAGCGACCATTCACGGTTACTGTCTGGCAGGACGTCCATATGCTCGTTAACGATATATGTAAGTGCATTGTCCGATAAAAGTAATGGCTCTGAATAACTTGTTGCTTGTTCCTTTGCCATTACATTCGTTGAGCCCATAAGAGCAGTCAATGTCAGGAGAATAATAATGGCTATAGCAAGCTTGTAGCCATCACTCTTGTATGCTCGCATGCTGGATCTCCTTTCACCTGTTACATTAAAGAGGCACACTGAAATTATACACTTTTCGCTAATATTCTTTATACAATATCAATTAAAAATAGGCCGCTCTCATCAAGAGATTACGGCCTATTCATCATCTTATGCCTCTATTCCTTAAGCTCTAACACTCTTAATAGAACGGTTATAACTTCGGCTCTAGTAGCCACGGAGTTTGGTGCAAAATGATTGCCCGCTTGACCCTTCACAATCCCCAGCTTAACCGCAGCAGCTATTTCAGCCTTTGCCCATTGCGGTATGCTTGCTTGATCGTCAAAGGTTAATAAGTCTTTAGTTGGATCAACCTCAATACCATAAATGATGTTTATCGTTCTGGCCAACATTACCGTCATCTCGGCACGAGTAACTTTCCGATCCGGCTGGAAGCTCCCATCTCCATAGCCACTTACTATACCCAGTTTCACTAGCTGAGCAATTGCATTTTTAGCCCATGAACCAATATTATCCTTATCATTAAAGGAAGGTTCTTCGCTTTTCTCCTGTTTGAGGTTCAAAGCTCGGAAAAGCATAACCGAAAATTCAGCCCGGGTAATTGATTTATTCGGTTGGAACGTTCCATCGGGATAACCAGTTGCTAAACCTTTAGCCACAGCTTGGTCAATGCTTGTAGCTGCCCAATGTCCTTGTACATCTGAGAAAACAATTTTTGGACTCTCTGGCTGTGTTGTTGTTGGCTCCTCCAGAGGGTCCGGATTGTTAGTCGGCACTGTAACCACAGGAGGATTACCACCACCGCCTGGGTTGCTTGGTAATGTAGGAGCAAGGGTCACAGTAATTAGATAGATCTGCTGTATCCCGTTTTGTGCTGTTACAGTATAACTGACGGAACCATTAGAAAAGTCCACAGTTGCTCCAGAAGCAGGGCTTACCGTTGCATTCGTAGATACCGTCACTGTCGGCGCTAAGGTTGCCAAGTCGGCTCCATGCGACACTTCAATCACGACCGTATGCGTCGCTGGATCAATCGTGGCTACTCTTGTTTGCGCTACTAGCGCGAAGCTCACAATATTTTTCGCTCCGCTTAGAGGCGCTGGCTCTATACTTACCGTTACATTCCATACTTGCGTATCTCCGTTTTCGGCCTTCACCGTGTAACCTACCGCTCCTCCACTGAAATCTACGGTCGCCCCCGATACTGGGCTTACCGTTGCATTCGCAGATACCGTCACTGTCGGCGCTAAGGTTGCCAAGTTCGTTCCATGCGACACTTCAATTGCGATCGTATGTGTCGCTGGATCAATCGTTGCCGCTCCTGTTTGCGCTGCTAACGCAAAACCCACAATTTCCTTCGCTCCGCTCAAAGGCGCTTGCGCTTTACTTACGGTTACGGTCCATACTTGCGTATCACCGTTTTCGGCCTTCACCGTGTAGCTCACCGCTCCTCCGCTGAAATCTACGGTCGCACCCGAAACTGGGCTTACCGTTGCATTCGCAGATACCGTCACTGTCGGCGTTAAGGTTGCCAAGTTCGTTCCGTGCGCCACTTCAATTGCGACCGTATGTGTCGCTGGATCAATCGTTGCCACTCCTGTTTGCGCTGCTAGCGCAAAGCCCACAATTTCCTTCGCTCCGCTTAGGGGTGCTGGCGCTTTGCTTACCGTTACGGTCCATACTTGCGTATCACCGTTTTCGGCCTTCACCGTGTAGCTCACAGCTCCACCACTGAAATCCACGGTCGCTCCCGACACTGGGCTTACCGTTGCATTCGCAGATACCGTCACTGTCGGCGCTAAGCTTGCCAAGTTCGTTCCGTGCGCTACTTCAATCGCGACCATATGTGTAGCTGGATCAATCGTAGCTACCCCTGTTTGCGCTACTAGCGCAAAGCTTACAATATCCTTCGCTCCGCTCAAAGGCGCTGGCGCTTTGCTTACCGTTACGGTCCATACTTGCGTATCGCCGTTTTCGGCCTTCACCGTGTAGCTCACCGCTCCACCGCTAAAATCCACGGTCGCTCCCGATACTGGGCTTACCGTTGCATTCGCAGATACCGTCACTGTCGGCGCTAAGGTCGACAGGTTCGTTCCATGCGACACCTCAATTGC
This portion of the Cohnella abietis genome encodes:
- a CDS encoding sensor histidine kinase; amino-acid sequence: MRAYKSDGYKLAIAIIILLTLTALMGSTNVMAKEQATSYSEPLLLSDNALTYIVNEHMDVLPDSNREWSLTDIQTTELQSKFQPANGKSAFGYAASSYWIRLKVENQSTSEQWEISLINPLMDKIQVFAPSIQGSTPYTDLKRQYPTYAINLPPGQAATLYIHCETWGSMIIPLRIAEQSTTYESVSIESLLYGLYYGMILLIIVYMFSIYITFRNPSYLYYILYIFCFSLAQFVWNGLARPIFQSGFLTEHMERSLMLSGPANTYDFFFIMSVGFGFLAIRKILVPQNYFPLMDFFCRWMIIICAVMVVGVFFFYSFGIAPYLIWFKMLINFMVPVVIIGCAWKGNSLAKYLSIAILPLLIIGGPSILLSFGLLPDNVLTHFGMQFGSATEFLIMSLVLYEHVSRLQKSQAKAQNDVVVRLENWNEALQKTVEDQTVSLKVTNNELIAAQQSRTRLLQNISHDIRSPLNYVQGGIQALMQKIVKQPEQQAKILGNVYDKVIDVNRFIDDFLQLSRQQGLQERQALQSVVFHEYMTAVFEELAIEIEYMGLHCDVIVETANLEARIVIDPRLLQRAIANLVSNACKFTPRGGTITLKAALGQKIGIIMVQDTGQGIAQEHLDHIFRRHYKAGEAQGSGLGLDIAKGIVERSGGEIWVESELEVGSRFYFTVPLAED